From the Mangifera indica cultivar Alphonso chromosome 10, CATAS_Mindica_2.1, whole genome shotgun sequence genome, one window contains:
- the LOC123227108 gene encoding trihelix transcription factor ASR3-like isoform X2 — protein MALEQLSLRPTSVSAETDGVNNDGGDDGLKVPRLPRWTRQEILVLIQGKRVAENRVRRGRTAGMAFGSGQVEPKWASVSSYCKRHGVNRGPVQCRKRWSNLAGDFKKIKEWETQQARDGTESFWVMRNDLRRERKLPGFFDREVYDILDGATTDPSAETATETAATTGSVGGRLALALAPTEESAEDAAAVFDSGRSAAAEDGLFSDFEQEDTVASPVKETTATAAKEAKPISATMPNSEKHYQPNILPESQGQGTTNENPEIGSTSQEGRKRKRFSTNGNGETSNLQCQLMNVLEKNGKMLTAQLEAQNNNFALDREQRKDNADNLVAVLNKLADALARIADKL, from the exons atggCTTTGGAGCAGCTCAGCCTAAGACCGACCTCCGTCAGCGCTGAAACTGACGGTGTTAAT AACGACGGCGGAGACGACGGTTTAAAAGTTCCTAGACTCCCGCGATGGACGCGCCAGGAAATTCTCGTTCTGATTCAAGGTAAAAGAGTTGCAGAGAATCGGGTTAGACGAGGCCGGACGGCGGGTATGGCGTTCGGGTCAGGTCAAGTTGAGCCGAAGTGGGCTTCGGTTTCGTCTTATTGTAAGAGGCACGGAGTAAACCGGGGGCCGGTTCAGTGCCGCAAGCGATGGAGCAATTTGGCGGGTGATTTTAAGAAGATCAAGGAGTGGGAGACTCAACAAGCGAGGGACGGAACCGAGTCTTTTTGGGTCATGAGAAACGACttgagaagagagagaaagttgCCGGGGTTTTTCGATAGAGAGGTTTACGATATCCTCGACGGCGCAACGACAGATCCCTCGGCAGAAACGGCAACGGAAACAGCAGCAACAACGGGGTCGGTCGGTGGGAGATTGGCTCTGGCTTTGGCTCCAACAGAGGAGTCAGCGGAGGATGCAGCGGCAGTTTTCGATAGTGGGCGGAGCGCGGCGGCGGAGGATGGATTGTTTTCAGATTTTGAGCAAGAGGACACCGTAGCAAGCCCAGTAAAGGAGACGACAGCGACAGCGGCAAAGGAGGCGAAACCCATATCGGCGACGATGCCAAATTCAG AGAAACATTACCAACCTAATATATTACCAGAATCTCAAGGCCAag GTACAACAAATGAGAATCCTGAGATAGGTTCAACTTCTCAGGAAGGGCGAAAGAGGAAACGATTTTCGACAAATGGTAATGGGGAAACGAGCAATCTGCAATGTCAGTTGATGAATGTACTGGAGAAGAATGGTAAAATGCTGACGGCGCAACTTGAAGCTCAGAACAACAATTTTGCGTTGGATAGGGAGCAGAGAAAAGACAATGCAGATAACTTGGTTGCAGTTCTGAATAAGCTAGCAGACGCTTTAGCAAGAATTGCTGATAAATTGTAG
- the LOC123227108 gene encoding trihelix transcription factor ASR3-like isoform X1 encodes MALEQLSLRPTSVSAETDGVNNDVEHRPPPSNDGGDDGLKVPRLPRWTRQEILVLIQGKRVAENRVRRGRTAGMAFGSGQVEPKWASVSSYCKRHGVNRGPVQCRKRWSNLAGDFKKIKEWETQQARDGTESFWVMRNDLRRERKLPGFFDREVYDILDGATTDPSAETATETAATTGSVGGRLALALAPTEESAEDAAAVFDSGRSAAAEDGLFSDFEQEDTVASPVKETTATAAKEAKPISATMPNSEKHYQPNILPESQGQGTTNENPEIGSTSQEGRKRKRFSTNGNGETSNLQCQLMNVLEKNGKMLTAQLEAQNNNFALDREQRKDNADNLVAVLNKLADALARIADKL; translated from the exons atggCTTTGGAGCAGCTCAGCCTAAGACCGACCTCCGTCAGCGCTGAAACTGACGGTGTTAATAACGACGTTGAACATCGGCCGCCGCCCTCGAACGACGGCGGAGACGACGGTTTAAAAGTTCCTAGACTCCCGCGATGGACGCGCCAGGAAATTCTCGTTCTGATTCAAGGTAAAAGAGTTGCAGAGAATCGGGTTAGACGAGGCCGGACGGCGGGTATGGCGTTCGGGTCAGGTCAAGTTGAGCCGAAGTGGGCTTCGGTTTCGTCTTATTGTAAGAGGCACGGAGTAAACCGGGGGCCGGTTCAGTGCCGCAAGCGATGGAGCAATTTGGCGGGTGATTTTAAGAAGATCAAGGAGTGGGAGACTCAACAAGCGAGGGACGGAACCGAGTCTTTTTGGGTCATGAGAAACGACttgagaagagagagaaagttgCCGGGGTTTTTCGATAGAGAGGTTTACGATATCCTCGACGGCGCAACGACAGATCCCTCGGCAGAAACGGCAACGGAAACAGCAGCAACAACGGGGTCGGTCGGTGGGAGATTGGCTCTGGCTTTGGCTCCAACAGAGGAGTCAGCGGAGGATGCAGCGGCAGTTTTCGATAGTGGGCGGAGCGCGGCGGCGGAGGATGGATTGTTTTCAGATTTTGAGCAAGAGGACACCGTAGCAAGCCCAGTAAAGGAGACGACAGCGACAGCGGCAAAGGAGGCGAAACCCATATCGGCGACGATGCCAAATTCAG AGAAACATTACCAACCTAATATATTACCAGAATCTCAAGGCCAag GTACAACAAATGAGAATCCTGAGATAGGTTCAACTTCTCAGGAAGGGCGAAAGAGGAAACGATTTTCGACAAATGGTAATGGGGAAACGAGCAATCTGCAATGTCAGTTGATGAATGTACTGGAGAAGAATGGTAAAATGCTGACGGCGCAACTTGAAGCTCAGAACAACAATTTTGCGTTGGATAGGGAGCAGAGAAAAGACAATGCAGATAACTTGGTTGCAGTTCTGAATAAGCTAGCAGACGCTTTAGCAAGAATTGCTGATAAATTGTAG